A genomic region of Leptolyngbya sp. NIES-2104 contains the following coding sequences:
- a CDS encoding CTP synthase translates to MTKFVFVTGGVVSSIGKGIVAASLGRLLKSRDYSVSILKLDPYINVDPGTMSPFQHGEVFVTEDGAETDLDLGHYERFTDTSMSRLNSVTTGSIYQAVINKERRGDYNGGTVQVIPHITNEIKERILRVAQNTNPDVVITEIGGTVGDIESLPFLEAIRQFRKEVGRQNVLYMHVTLIPWIPAAGEMKTKPTQHSVKELRSIGIQPDILVCRSDRPLPPGMKEKMSEFCDVAAECVITCQDAGSIYEVPLRLEKEGLATQAIELLQLDQREPNLSQWQTLVDRLYQPSQELEIAIVGKYVRLSDAYLSVVEALKHAAIATGSALNLRWINSEEIEEKGAEHYLANVDGIVVPGGFGIRGVDGKINAIEYARTHKIPFLGLCLGMQCSVIEWARNVAHLDGAHSAEFVPDAKNAVINLLPEQHDVVDLGGTMRLGLYPCRLTPNTLTLSLYGEEVIYERHRHRYEFNNAYRNLFLESGYVVSGTSPDGRLVEIIELPGHPFFIATQFHPEFQSRPSSPHPLFRGFVQAALNRETGVSGSKVPVEV, encoded by the coding sequence ATGACTAAATTTGTGTTCGTTACGGGTGGCGTTGTTTCTAGCATTGGGAAAGGGATTGTAGCCGCGAGTCTCGGACGATTGCTCAAGTCACGAGATTACTCAGTGTCGATTCTCAAGCTTGATCCCTACATTAATGTTGATCCGGGTACGATGAGTCCGTTCCAACATGGCGAAGTGTTCGTCACCGAAGATGGAGCAGAAACGGATCTCGATTTAGGTCACTATGAGCGGTTCACGGATACCTCGATGTCACGATTAAACAGTGTGACAACGGGGTCGATTTATCAAGCCGTGATTAATAAAGAGCGGCGCGGAGATTACAACGGTGGAACAGTTCAGGTAATTCCGCATATTACGAATGAAATCAAAGAACGGATTCTACGAGTTGCTCAGAATACCAATCCTGATGTTGTTATTACTGAAATTGGTGGAACAGTCGGGGATATTGAATCTCTGCCATTTCTCGAAGCGATTCGCCAGTTTCGTAAAGAAGTTGGACGGCAAAACGTTCTCTACATGCACGTGACGCTGATCCCTTGGATTCCGGCAGCAGGCGAAATGAAGACAAAGCCCACGCAACATTCGGTGAAAGAACTCCGATCGATTGGGATTCAACCCGATATTCTCGTCTGTCGCTCCGATCGTCCTTTGCCTCCGGGCATGAAAGAGAAAATGTCCGAATTCTGCGATGTTGCGGCGGAATGTGTGATTACGTGCCAAGATGCCGGAAGTATCTATGAAGTGCCGCTCCGACTGGAAAAAGAAGGACTAGCCACTCAAGCGATCGAACTTCTGCAACTCGATCAACGCGAACCGAATCTGTCTCAGTGGCAAACTTTAGTCGATCGCCTCTATCAACCGTCTCAAGAGCTTGAAATCGCGATCGTTGGAAAATACGTGCGTCTTTCTGATGCGTATCTATCCGTTGTGGAGGCGCTGAAACATGCTGCGATCGCGACTGGAAGTGCGTTGAATTTGCGCTGGATTAACTCCGAGGAAATCGAAGAGAAAGGAGCCGAACACTATCTAGCGAATGTGGATGGAATCGTCGTTCCGGGCGGATTTGGAATTCGGGGGGTCGATGGGAAGATTAATGCGATCGAATATGCCAGAACTCACAAGATTCCATTTTTGGGACTATGTTTAGGAATGCAATGCTCAGTGATTGAATGGGCGCGAAATGTGGCTCATCTTGACGGTGCTCATAGTGCGGAGTTTGTTCCTGATGCGAAGAACGCGGTGATCAATCTGCTGCCCGAACAGCATGATGTCGTGGATTTGGGGGGCACAATGCGGCTCGGTTTGTATCCTTGCCGATTGACTCCGAACACGCTGACGTTATCACTATACGGTGAGGAAGTGATCTACGAACGTCATCGCCATCGGTATGAATTTAACAATGCTTACCGCAATCTATTTTTAGAGTCTGGATATGTGGTGAGTGGAACTTCTCCAGATGGTCGGTTGGTTGAGATTATTGAGCTTCCAGGGCATCCGTTCTTTATTGCGACCCAGTTTCACCCAGAGTTTCAGTCTCGTCCGAGCAGTCCGCATCCGTTGTTCAGAGGGTTTGTGCAGGCGGCTCTGAATCGAGAAACGGGAGTGTCAGGGAGTAAAGTTCCGGTTGAGGTGTAA
- a CDS encoding Mpo1-like protein, translating to MSYFQEAKAHFVASHQHPINQALHHLTNALAIAAVILLFIDWRFTLVCLVLTQVFALGGHAVFEKNEPAFVKYPGITILASLSWSFEHWFGFRRFFRRSNPQT from the coding sequence ATGAGCTATTTTCAGGAAGCGAAAGCTCACTTTGTTGCGTCACATCAACATCCTATTAATCAAGCACTGCATCATCTAACCAATGCACTCGCGATCGCTGCGGTCATTCTTCTATTTATCGACTGGCGATTCACGCTTGTATGTTTAGTACTGACCCAAGTTTTTGCTTTGGGCGGTCATGCTGTGTTTGAAAAAAACGAGCCTGCGTTTGTTAAATACCCTGGCATTACAATTCTCGCTTCACTGTCCTGGTCATTCGAGCATTGGTTTGGTTTTCGTCGATTTTTTCGACGCTCCAATCCTCAGACATAA
- the recJ gene encoding single-stranded-DNA-specific exonuclease RecJ translates to MPDPIPQWQIYADSDVPEAFVQAVKQQAPGTEGRYLPRLLWQRGIRDVEQLAGYLFAANYQPTSASEFGQEMQWAVQRIVQAIERQEAIAIWGDFDADGVTSTAVLWDGLGQFFPQHEKLFYYIPNRFTESHGLSKTGIDQLKHVQVIVTCDTGSTNLEEIQYAQSLGIDVIVTDHHTLPQMRPPVIAIVNPRTLAKDHPFASLSGVAVAYKLVEALYEALPDIPEKSIDNLLDLVAIGLIADLVELKGDCRYLAQKGIEQLQKQSTKEATRPGITRLLELCKRSGDRPTDISFGLGPRINAVSRIQGDAHFCVELLTSLDVERCRELAEETELANARRKALQKDVLQQAKAKLAQIDLSTTGVIVLWDEQWSGGVLGLVAGQIAQEYGKPTILLTIDEEYAKGSARSTNQIDLYQLVKDQEHLLHRFGGHPFAAGLSLAIDNLPLFAQAINQRLLQQSDPPTPTIQADLCVTVSELNLELYKELRLIEPCGMGNPIPKLLIKNCWFNAGRNTKLQDLRGRKVEYIRTPFMLWDETVEKGFPGVWWGHYAYELPTGRCDAIVELENNTYHKRYEVRLVGVRACDDVNVTASTQWLLDWRSHRTEESAIELKTAPASWIEFQTWFRRAISQQLPLAIAYPPPTIMPPVEIWQTLVGIAKYLSRTRKTATRQQLYDRLQIGDVALKAGIQALEQFGFHVSYENHCFSVSISHGNPEQSNRAIEQFLTAVREEQFYRQYFAQVPFGTMRSIVSQWN, encoded by the coding sequence ATGCCTGATCCGATTCCACAGTGGCAAATTTATGCTGATTCTGATGTCCCGGAAGCGTTTGTGCAAGCGGTCAAACAACAGGCTCCGGGCACTGAAGGGCGATATTTGCCGCGATTGTTGTGGCAGCGCGGAATTCGCGATGTGGAACAGTTGGCAGGATATCTATTCGCTGCGAACTATCAGCCAACGAGTGCAAGCGAATTTGGTCAGGAGATGCAGTGGGCGGTACAGCGAATCGTGCAAGCGATCGAGCGACAGGAAGCGATCGCAATTTGGGGTGATTTTGATGCGGATGGAGTGACTTCAACGGCTGTTCTGTGGGATGGTTTAGGACAGTTCTTTCCGCAACATGAAAAGCTGTTCTACTACATTCCAAATCGGTTCACTGAATCACACGGACTGTCTAAAACTGGAATTGATCAACTCAAACACGTTCAAGTGATAGTTACTTGTGACACAGGCAGCACAAATTTAGAGGAAATTCAGTATGCTCAGAGTTTAGGAATTGATGTGATTGTGACTGATCATCATACCCTGCCTCAAATGCGTCCGCCTGTCATTGCGATCGTCAATCCCCGAACCCTTGCAAAAGATCATCCTTTCGCTTCACTGTCTGGGGTTGCAGTCGCTTATAAGCTCGTCGAAGCATTGTACGAAGCATTACCGGACATTCCTGAAAAGTCGATCGATAACCTACTCGATTTAGTTGCAATTGGTTTAATTGCTGATTTAGTCGAACTAAAAGGCGATTGTCGCTATCTTGCTCAGAAAGGCATTGAACAATTACAAAAGCAATCCACTAAAGAAGCGACTCGTCCGGGAATCACTAGATTGTTAGAACTGTGTAAGCGATCAGGCGATCGACCGACTGATATTTCTTTCGGTTTGGGTCCTCGAATCAATGCAGTGAGCCGAATTCAAGGAGATGCACATTTCTGTGTAGAACTGCTGACGAGTCTTGATGTAGAACGCTGTCGAGAACTTGCAGAAGAAACCGAACTCGCCAACGCTCGTCGAAAAGCATTGCAGAAAGATGTGTTACAGCAAGCGAAAGCAAAATTAGCTCAGATTGATCTTTCAACAACAGGTGTCATTGTTCTGTGGGATGAGCAATGGAGCGGGGGTGTCTTAGGATTAGTAGCAGGTCAGATTGCTCAGGAATATGGCAAGCCGACCATTCTCCTCACGATCGACGAAGAGTATGCGAAAGGTTCCGCTCGATCGACGAATCAAATCGATCTCTATCAGTTAGTCAAAGATCAGGAACATCTCTTGCATCGATTTGGTGGGCATCCGTTTGCAGCGGGATTGAGTTTAGCGATCGACAATCTTCCACTGTTCGCCCAAGCGATCAATCAACGCCTCTTACAGCAAAGCGATCCACCCACACCGACAATTCAAGCGGATCTCTGTGTCACGGTTAGCGAACTCAATCTTGAACTCTACAAAGAACTACGATTGATTGAACCTTGTGGAATGGGAAACCCGATTCCGAAGTTGTTGATTAAAAATTGCTGGTTTAATGCAGGTCGAAACACTAAGCTTCAAGACTTACGAGGACGCAAAGTAGAATACATTCGCACTCCGTTTATGCTTTGGGATGAAACCGTTGAGAAAGGGTTTCCTGGCGTGTGGTGGGGACACTACGCTTATGAGCTTCCTACTGGGCGCTGTGATGCCATTGTTGAACTGGAAAACAATACCTATCACAAACGGTACGAAGTTCGATTAGTAGGGGTTCGGGCTTGCGATGATGTGAATGTGACGGCGAGTACCCAATGGTTACTTGATTGGAGAAGCCATCGAACTGAAGAAAGCGCAATCGAACTTAAAACAGCTCCCGCAAGCTGGATCGAGTTTCAAACCTGGTTTAGAAGAGCAATCAGCCAGCAATTACCTTTAGCGATCGCTTATCCGCCCCCAACGATCATGCCACCCGTTGAAATCTGGCAAACTCTGGTCGGAATTGCGAAATATCTCAGCCGTACTAGAAAAACTGCGACGCGGCAGCAATTATACGATCGCTTACAAATCGGCGATGTTGCGCTCAAAGCCGGAATTCAAGCTCTGGAGCAATTTGGATTTCATGTAAGTTATGAGAATCATTGCTTTAGTGTTTCTATAAGTCATGGCAATCCAGAACAATCCAATCGAGCAATTGAGCAATTTTTGACAGCGGTGCGAGAGGAACAGTTTTATCGTCAGTATTTTGCTCAAGTTCCGTTTGGGACAATGCGATCAATCGTTTCTCAGTGGAATTGA
- a CDS encoding outer membrane beta-barrel protein, with protein MKLSLKSVATLSAVSALVVSPLFFAGSASAQAVRFDGSYVGAGVGGSVTQGGRGNDESKFGGNIQGRFAVPNAPVSVRGSVLFDGDNSVVIPSLTYDIPVANKTNVYVGAGYGFVQNDGRTSQLGNKDAAVISAGVESEVARGVVVYSDAKYGINAYEGGAGSVSLVGGVGLRF; from the coding sequence ATGAAACTCTCTCTCAAATCGGTTGCAACCCTTTCCGCTGTTTCCGCTCTCGTAGTATCGCCTCTGTTCTTTGCTGGCTCAGCTTCTGCTCAAGCCGTTCGCTTCGATGGAAGCTACGTTGGTGCTGGGGTTGGTGGTAGCGTGACCCAAGGTGGACGCGGCAACGACGAATCGAAATTTGGTGGAAACATTCAAGGTCGTTTTGCAGTTCCGAATGCCCCTGTTTCTGTTCGCGGTTCTGTCTTGTTTGATGGCGATAATAGCGTGGTCATTCCTTCATTAACCTACGACATTCCTGTTGCAAACAAAACGAACGTTTACGTTGGAGCAGGTTACGGTTTCGTGCAAAATGATGGTCGCACTTCTCAATTGGGCAACAAAGATGCTGCTGTGATTTCGGCAGGTGTTGAATCAGAAGTTGCTCGTGGCGTTGTTGTTTATAGCGATGCAAAATATGGCATCAACGCTTATGAAGGTGGTGCAGGTTCGGTCAGTTTAGTCGGTGGTGTTGGTCTGCGATTCTAA
- a CDS encoding N-acetylmuramoyl-L-alanine amidase, with product MKRFLSALILAVLTTGLIVTTAWSKPSLGVVYPPAEHETIAKQIFFIGSAPPTGEVTVNGKPIQRSPGGHFAPSFPLQLGENVFSIRYQEQELKIKVTRNSAELPDPVGMNFGKDSLTPTTDLAQLPGEPICLSAIAPPNSMVNVRIAGQVLPLMPQTPIANLPANSGVLTGLVEPTEPRSTQYATCIKPQSIGELGKVTYLLGSTSQEAPGKLVILDPARLEVAEVTADPGTARTGASTNFSRLTPLPKGTRATITAREGDWVGLDYGGWIRSSEVKIVPGATPVQSIIRGITSRRSEDWTEVLFPLQTPVPTTVQQDQNQFILTLYNTTAQTDTIRLSDDPVISRLDWEQVEPGKLEYRFNLKSNQQWGYKLRYEGTTLVLSLKHPPQVKSKSLSGIKILIDPGHGGPEDLGSRGGTGYPEKEVALITSKNLRDELVKRGATVVMTREADIDLDLAARVKQINETEPAIALSVHYNALPDDGDAMNTKGIATFWYQTQAHDLALFLHNYLVKKLDRPSYGVYWNNLAMTRPTTTPSVLLELGFMINPTEFEWITNPQEQKKLAIALADGVTEWFSQAR from the coding sequence ATGAAGCGATTCCTGAGTGCATTAATTTTGGCGGTGTTGACGACTGGATTGATTGTGACGACAGCCTGGTCGAAACCGTCTTTGGGTGTGGTTTATCCGCCTGCTGAACATGAGACGATCGCAAAACAAATCTTCTTTATCGGTTCGGCTCCTCCCACAGGTGAAGTGACGGTCAATGGTAAGCCGATTCAACGAAGTCCGGGCGGTCATTTTGCTCCCAGTTTCCCGCTTCAGTTGGGCGAGAATGTCTTTTCAATTCGCTATCAGGAGCAAGAACTTAAAATTAAAGTCACTCGGAATTCTGCTGAGCTACCTGATCCGGTCGGAATGAATTTTGGCAAAGATTCGCTCACACCCACAACTGATTTAGCTCAATTACCAGGAGAGCCGATTTGTTTAAGCGCGATCGCGCCTCCGAACAGTATGGTGAATGTCCGAATCGCCGGACAAGTTTTACCGCTAATGCCGCAAACTCCGATCGCGAATTTGCCCGCGAATTCTGGTGTGCTAACCGGACTCGTTGAGCCGACGGAACCGCGATCGACTCAATATGCGACGTGCATTAAACCGCAATCGATCGGGGAGTTGGGCAAGGTCACTTATCTTTTAGGCAGTACCAGTCAGGAGGCTCCAGGAAAGCTTGTGATTCTTGATCCCGCACGATTAGAAGTGGCAGAAGTCACCGCAGACCCAGGAACCGCTAGAACGGGAGCGAGTACGAATTTCTCGCGCCTGACTCCGCTACCGAAAGGAACCAGAGCAACAATTACTGCACGAGAAGGCGATTGGGTAGGGCTGGATTATGGTGGATGGATTCGATCAAGCGAAGTCAAAATCGTTCCCGGAGCCACTCCAGTTCAATCAATTATTCGCGGCATTACCTCACGTCGATCAGAAGATTGGACAGAAGTGTTATTCCCGCTCCAAACGCCAGTGCCAACCACAGTGCAACAGGATCAAAATCAGTTTATTCTCACGCTCTACAATACAACTGCACAAACTGATACGATTCGATTAAGCGATGATCCGGTAATTTCTAGATTAGATTGGGAGCAAGTCGAACCTGGAAAGCTCGAATATCGCTTTAATCTAAAATCGAATCAACAGTGGGGATACAAACTGAGATACGAAGGCACAACACTTGTTCTATCACTAAAACATCCACCGCAAGTAAAATCAAAATCATTGTCAGGAATCAAAATTCTGATTGATCCGGGACATGGTGGACCTGAAGATCTAGGATCAAGAGGTGGAACCGGATATCCAGAAAAAGAAGTAGCGCTGATTACCAGTAAAAATCTGCGCGATGAATTGGTGAAACGGGGCGCAACGGTCGTGATGACTCGTGAAGCGGATATCGATTTAGATTTAGCAGCGCGAGTGAAGCAGATCAATGAAACGGAACCTGCGATCGCGCTTTCTGTTCACTACAATGCCCTTCCAGATGATGGCGACGCGATGAATACAAAAGGCATTGCCACATTTTGGTATCAAACTCAGGCGCATGATCTCGCGCTATTTTTGCATAACTACTTAGTGAAGAAACTCGATCGACCTTCCTATGGCGTGTACTGGAATAATCTAGCGATGACTCGTCCAACGACGACTCCATCCGTGTTGTTAGAGTTGGGCTTTATGATCAACCCGACTGAATTCGAGTGGATTACGAACCCGCAGGAGCAGAAAAAACTTGCGATCGCGCTTGCCGATGGTGTCACGGAGTGGTTTTCACAAGCTCGATAA
- a CDS encoding amidohydrolase family protein: MYNGIFVIDADAHKLENPLIIRDYIEPQYRDRVSLIVDNLGDQRMRIVDFNPATGKNDLVRLFPQPQGLGKGGFRNLHPETTLGAAFNRIRLEHMDQEGIDVQVIFGTWNLSFGSYLDRDLAVALCKAYNNYIADDCRGYNGRLKAIGVLPIQDVEESVKEMRRCVEELGLIGVAVPPNIAIPHPKAPEAFPEIRTCKTISHPDFDPIIRTAVELDIALGIHGGPGSYMVGGLSDHTETFVLSHIFVQRNQQQLALARMVFDGVFERYPTLRVGFLEGGCGWLPDLAHSFHEHWEKRIRDFDPKHPYRPSAIEFTKLMIQERGAHNSSSIVTQAKNLFDLLWTKQHDPSKINDSSLYEHFELKHRDPMDYFERGQIFTSFESDDPAPAYLPVAMGEMGKRLTCFSGDYGHWDGVLRDCVRSAAEVADYDRDHLELLLSGNALALYGDRLKNSLPQSSNLVGATV, from the coding sequence ATGTATAACGGCATATTCGTCATTGATGCGGATGCTCATAAACTTGAGAATCCGCTGATTATTCGCGATTATATTGAACCGCAATATCGCGATCGCGTTAGTTTAATCGTTGATAATCTCGGTGATCAACGAATGCGAATCGTCGATTTCAATCCTGCGACTGGAAAAAACGATTTGGTGCGCCTGTTTCCGCAACCTCAAGGATTAGGCAAAGGCGGATTTCGGAATTTGCACCCGGAAACGACACTCGGAGCCGCCTTCAACCGCATTCGCCTCGAACACATGGATCAAGAAGGCATCGATGTGCAGGTGATTTTCGGAACTTGGAATCTGAGTTTTGGCAGTTATCTCGATCGAGATTTAGCTGTCGCACTCTGCAAAGCGTACAACAACTATATTGCCGATGATTGTCGCGGATACAATGGACGGCTTAAAGCGATCGGAGTTCTCCCGATTCAGGATGTCGAAGAATCAGTGAAAGAAATGCGCCGCTGTGTAGAAGAACTTGGCTTGATTGGTGTAGCAGTTCCGCCCAATATTGCGATTCCCCACCCGAAAGCGCCCGAAGCTTTTCCTGAAATTCGCACTTGTAAAACGATTTCTCATCCCGACTTTGATCCCATTATTCGGACAGCGGTTGAGTTAGACATCGCCCTTGGCATTCACGGCGGTCCTGGTTCCTATATGGTCGGTGGCTTGTCCGATCACACCGAGACGTTTGTATTGAGTCACATCTTTGTACAGCGCAATCAGCAACAGTTAGCTCTTGCTCGGATGGTATTTGATGGCGTATTTGAGCGCTATCCAACCTTGCGGGTGGGATTCCTAGAAGGCGGTTGCGGTTGGCTCCCAGATCTGGCGCATTCGTTTCATGAACATTGGGAAAAACGGATTCGTGACTTTGATCCGAAACATCCGTATCGTCCATCCGCGATCGAGTTTACGAAACTGATGATTCAAGAACGCGGCGCACACAATAGTAGTAGCATCGTTACTCAGGCGAAAAACCTCTTCGATTTGCTCTGGACGAAACAGCACGATCCGAGCAAGATCAACGATTCGAGCCTGTACGAACACTTTGAACTGAAGCATCGTGACCCAATGGACTATTTTGAGCGGGGTCAGATTTTCACCTCATTTGAATCGGATGATCCGGCTCCTGCTTACCTTCCTGTCGCGATGGGCGAAATGGGCAAGCGGTTGACCTGCTTCTCTGGCGATTATGGGCATTGGGATGGAGTCTTGCGCGACTGTGTGCGATCGGCGGCGGAAGTCGCGGACTACGATCGCGATCATTTAGAACTGCTCCTGAGTGGGAATGCTTTGGCGCTATATGGCGATCGATTGAAGAACTCACTGCCTCAGTCCTCGAATTTGGTTGGAGCAACGGTTTAA
- a CDS encoding cation:proton antiporter — protein MHSILTIPGLPLTDPVYVFTLILGLIWIAMKLSSQLRLPMIVLLIAFGAIAGTNGTNLIARDAQLILLERIGLLYIMLLAGLGLNLDLLQRSSKKVLSFGLLTFGVPFTIGFITGQLLTHNLIVSLLLGILYSPHTLMAYPIVVSLGIVQQEAIAVAVGGSVVTTVLTLSGFAILKAIHAGGIGLDLGIKLLIVFPIVVFGCFKLLPALGRKFLKDEDQSIEAFIFVLAAMFLTATLTHTIGIDAIVGAFLAGLALSRSVSKALMQRLEFVGNGLFIPAFALSVGVLSDPKIFVRHPENLGIAAVVIVGAVGAKYLAAWITGERFHYPKAEVMTMFGLTMSRSALVLVIALFGRNAGLLNDGIFNAIVAYIAVTCLIGPVITTISGRAINPSRWAETS, from the coding sequence ATGCACAGTATCTTGACTATTCCTGGTTTACCGCTGACTGATCCGGTTTACGTGTTTACGTTGATTCTGGGTTTGATTTGGATAGCAATGAAGCTGTCGTCTCAGTTACGACTGCCGATGATTGTTTTGCTGATTGCATTTGGCGCGATCGCAGGAACAAATGGAACAAATCTAATCGCCCGTGATGCTCAACTGATTCTGCTAGAGCGGATCGGATTGCTCTACATTATGCTACTTGCTGGATTAGGACTGAATCTGGATCTGCTTCAGCGATCGAGCAAAAAAGTTTTATCATTCGGATTGCTAACTTTCGGCGTTCCGTTCACGATCGGATTCATCACTGGACAGTTATTGACTCACAATCTCATCGTATCGCTGCTCCTCGGAATTCTTTACTCGCCGCACACCTTGATGGCGTATCCGATCGTGGTTTCGCTCGGTATTGTGCAACAAGAAGCGATCGCGGTTGCGGTCGGTGGCTCAGTGGTCACAACCGTTTTGACGCTCAGTGGATTTGCTATCTTGAAAGCAATTCATGCGGGCGGCATCGGACTCGATCTTGGGATTAAATTGCTGATTGTTTTCCCGATCGTCGTTTTCGGGTGTTTCAAACTGTTACCTGCTTTAGGACGGAAGTTTCTCAAGGATGAAGACCAATCGATCGAAGCTTTTATTTTTGTGTTAGCAGCCATGTTTCTGACCGCAACGTTGACGCATACGATTGGGATTGATGCGATCGTGGGTGCATTTCTTGCGGGTCTTGCCTTGAGTCGGTCTGTTTCCAAAGCATTAATGCAGCGACTTGAATTTGTTGGAAATGGTTTGTTTATTCCAGCATTTGCGCTTTCAGTAGGAGTCTTGTCTGATCCCAAAATCTTTGTTCGACATCCAGAAAATCTAGGAATTGCAGCCGTAGTGATTGTGGGTGCAGTCGGAGCAAAATATCTCGCTGCCTGGATTACAGGAGAAAGGTTTCACTATCCGAAAGCAGAAGTCATGACGATGTTTGGATTAACCATGTCGCGATCGGCATTAGTGCTAGTGATTGCTCTGTTCGGACGGAATGCGGGCTTACTCAACGACGGAATCTTTAATGCGATCGTGGCTTATATTGCGGTGACTTGTTTAATCGGTCCGGTCATCACCACGATTTCAGGCAGAGCGATTAATCCAAGTCGTTGGGCAGAGACTAGTTAG
- a CDS encoding MBL fold metallo-hydrolase, producing MYLTWLDSNSWLIELADKRILLDPWLVGELTFGNIGWLFKGKRSSDRPIPENIDLILLSQGIEDHAHPETLKRLDRSIPVVASPSAAKVAQSIGFSSVTALKHGESFTIDQFVQIQATPGSQLGPGTQENGYLLTELPTGVTLYYEPHGNHPSPLPNPIDVVITPLIDLALPLVGSIIKGTESALDLTKQAQPQIILPTAAGGEIEFEGILISVLKAIGTTDDFRSKLAQANLTTQVIEPKPGERFEISLQASAIANSL from the coding sequence ATGTATCTCACTTGGCTTGATAGTAATTCCTGGCTGATTGAATTGGCAGACAAGCGAATTTTGCTTGATCCGTGGCTGGTGGGCGAATTGACGTTTGGAAATATCGGATGGTTGTTTAAGGGGAAACGATCGAGCGATCGCCCAATTCCCGAAAACATTGATCTAATCTTGCTGTCTCAAGGCATCGAAGATCACGCGCATCCTGAAACGTTAAAACGGCTCGATCGTTCGATTCCAGTCGTCGCTTCTCCGAGTGCTGCGAAGGTTGCACAGTCGATCGGTTTCTCATCGGTGACAGCCCTGAAGCACGGGGAAAGTTTTACGATCGATCAATTCGTTCAAATCCAAGCGACACCTGGATCACAATTAGGACCTGGTACACAAGAAAACGGCTACTTGCTGACCGAATTACCCACAGGCGTAACCCTCTACTATGAACCACACGGGAATCATCCGTCACCGTTGCCAAATCCGATCGACGTTGTGATCACTCCGCTGATTGATCTGGCATTGCCGTTAGTCGGTTCAATTATCAAAGGAACGGAAAGCGCGTTAGATCTGACGAAACAAGCTCAACCGCAGATCATTCTTCCGACTGCGGCGGGTGGAGAGATTGAATTTGAAGGAATTTTGATTTCGGTACTCAAAGCGATCGGGACAACGGATGATTTCCGATCGAAGCTTGCTCAAGCGAATCTCACCACTCAAGTGATCGAACCGAAACCCGGAGAGCGGTTTGAAATTTCGCTGCAAGCATCCGCGATCGCGAATTCATTGTGA